In Anaerolineales bacterium, one DNA window encodes the following:
- a CDS encoding radical SAM protein — MKKILFGQSYYLRFDPKLWAAMMPYPPLGTLYAASYIREKGYDVALFDAMLAESEDEWANSLDEHQPQYAVIFEDNFNYLSKMCLLRMREAAFTMIRMAKERGCTVILCGADATDHYDKYLEHGADYCLLGEGEETLGELLDQLSAGKEASDVIGLVSRITHHASRRPDIKNLDALPFPAWDLIEIQKYKTIWHERHGYFSMNMVTTRGCPYHCNWCAKPIWGQRYNSRSPENVAAEMKWLRENFAPDHIWFADDIFGLKPNWMERFAELLIEADAVIPFKCLKRADLVNEKTASALAKAGCKTVWIGAESGSQKILDAMDKGDKVEDIHRAAELLHANGIEVGFFLQFGYPGEMWEDVQKTLKMVRECMPDDIGVSVSYPLPGTKFHERVKMELGEKQNWLDSDDLAMLYRGPFPQEFYRILHGRVHHEFRLRRAWQKRDWRRIARTPYYLLGMLRSEMRLKRFATDTHSGTM, encoded by the coding sequence ATGAAGAAAATTCTCTTCGGACAATCCTACTACCTGCGCTTCGACCCCAAACTCTGGGCTGCGATGATGCCCTACCCGCCGCTTGGGACGTTGTATGCCGCCAGTTACATCCGCGAAAAGGGGTATGATGTGGCGCTCTTCGATGCGATGCTGGCTGAATCCGAAGACGAATGGGCAAATTCGCTTGATGAACACCAGCCGCAATACGCGGTCATCTTCGAGGATAATTTCAACTACCTCTCCAAGATGTGTCTCCTGCGGATGCGCGAAGCCGCCTTCACGATGATCCGCATGGCGAAGGAGCGCGGATGCACTGTCATCCTGTGCGGCGCGGACGCGACCGATCACTACGACAAATATCTCGAACATGGCGCGGACTACTGTCTACTAGGTGAGGGAGAAGAAACGCTCGGGGAATTGCTGGACCAACTGTCGGCTGGGAAGGAAGCGAGCGATGTCATCGGTCTTGTGTCACGCATCACGCATCACGCATCGCGCCGACCTGATATCAAAAATCTCGATGCTTTGCCTTTTCCTGCGTGGGATTTAATAGAAATCCAAAAATATAAAACGATCTGGCACGAGCGTCACGGTTATTTCTCGATGAACATGGTCACCACGCGCGGATGTCCATATCACTGCAACTGGTGCGCCAAGCCGATCTGGGGACAGCGCTACAACTCGCGCTCGCCTGAAAATGTGGCGGCGGAGATGAAATGGCTGAGGGAAAATTTCGCGCCCGACCACATCTGGTTTGCGGATGACATCTTCGGGCTGAAGCCGAATTGGATGGAACGGTTCGCGGAGTTGCTCATCGAAGCGGATGCGGTCATCCCGTTTAAATGCTTGAAACGCGCGGACTTGGTCAACGAAAAGACGGCGTCCGCGCTGGCGAAGGCGGGATGCAAGACCGTGTGGATCGGCGCGGAGTCGGGTTCGCAGAAAATTCTGGATGCAATGGACAAGGGCGACAAAGTGGAAGACATCCACCGCGCTGCCGAGTTGCTGCACGCAAATGGAATCGAAGTGGGATTCTTTTTGCAGTTCGGTTATCCCGGTGAGATGTGGGAAGACGTGCAAAAGACCTTGAAGATGGTGCGCGAATGCATGCCTGATGACATCGGCGTTTCGGTTTCTTATCCGTTGCCTGGGACGAAATTCCACGAGCGCGTCAAAATGGAACTGGGTGAAAAACAGAATTGGTTGGATTCGGATGATTTGGCAATGTTGTATCGCGGACCGTTCCCGCAGGAGTTCTATCGTATCCTGCATGGACGAGTCCATCACGAATTCCGCCTGCGC
- a CDS encoding glycosyltransferase family 2 protein, translating to MSLLPYLLSPVLTAYVFAMGMLVAYIFNMLFLALRGLKQRDKLLEAKTGELQAFPFVTVQLPIYNEWYVTARLLDACADLDYPRGLLEIQVLDDSTDDTAALIAEKVMRLEAQGIDVIHIHRTNRDGFKAGALANGLETAKGDFIAIFDADFLPQRDFLRRMVPHFLHDRVAFVQARWGHLNRDYSLLTLLQSFSLDAHFAIDQLARSSAGYVFNFNGTAGIWRKSAILDAGGWQADTLTEDMDLSYRAFLRGWTARYAGDVEAPAELPVSFTAYRRQQYRWARGSLECAVKYIPVIWKSDFSFARKTQATLHLTGYLLHLLTVALMLFYPLLLWFASQYPTLLQPIGLGLVMNFLALVPAIYFSTAQQLLRRRWFQAFPLIFLMSMFASGMALNTMRAVFQIVRKRSVPFERTPKFGITHRAQPWLGSRYQVKVDSLIVFEILLGIFNLFTGWFAFHLGYYLVMIYAFFFALGLFFCSGLTIAQSISARFAHDAKPASA from the coding sequence ATGAGTTTGTTGCCATATCTTCTTTCGCCTGTTCTGACCGCATATGTGTTTGCCATGGGGATGCTGGTTGCATATATTTTTAATATGCTTTTCCTTGCGTTACGTGGATTGAAACAGCGGGATAAACTTTTGGAGGCGAAGACGGGGGAATTGCAGGCATTTCCTTTTGTCACCGTGCAGCTGCCAATTTACAACGAGTGGTACGTGACGGCGCGCCTGCTGGATGCCTGCGCGGATCTGGATTATCCGCGTGGCCTGCTTGAAATCCAAGTCTTGGACGACTCGACCGATGATACTGCCGCATTGATCGCTGAAAAAGTGATGCGGCTGGAAGCGCAAGGGATCGATGTCATTCACATCCACCGCACGAACCGTGATGGATTTAAAGCAGGCGCGCTTGCCAATGGACTTGAGACCGCAAAGGGTGACTTCATCGCCATCTTCGACGCGGATTTCCTCCCGCAGCGTGATTTTCTGCGCCGCATGGTGCCGCATTTTCTCCATGATCGAGTGGCTTTTGTCCAGGCCCGCTGGGGACATTTGAACCGCGATTATTCACTGCTTACCCTCCTGCAATCCTTCTCATTGGATGCGCATTTCGCGATTGACCAGCTTGCACGTTCGAGCGCCGGGTACGTGTTCAATTTCAACGGCACGGCGGGCATCTGGCGCAAATCCGCCATTCTGGATGCGGGCGGCTGGCAGGCGGATACGCTCACCGAAGACATGGACCTGTCCTACCGCGCCTTCCTGCGCGGCTGGACCGCGCGCTACGCAGGTGATGTGGAAGCGCCCGCCGAACTGCCAGTCAGTTTTACGGCATATCGCCGGCAGCAATATCGCTGGGCACGCGGCAGCCTTGAATGCGCTGTGAAATATATTCCCGTGATCTGGAAATCGGATTTTTCATTTGCGCGTAAAACTCAAGCCACGCTTCATCTCACAGGCTATTTGCTTCATCTGCTCACCGTTGCACTGATGTTGTTTTACCCGCTGCTTCTTTGGTTTGCGAGTCAATACCCAACCCTGCTTCAACCCATCGGGCTTGGCTTGGTGATGAACTTCCTCGCGCTTGTGCCTGCGATCTATTTTTCCACCGCCCAGCAGCTTCTCCGCCGCCGCTGGTTTCAAGCTTTTCCGCTCATCTTTTTGATGTCCATGTTCGCGTCCGGCATGGCGCTCAACACGATGCGCGCCGTGTTCCAGATTGTCCGAAAACGCTCCGTACCATTCGAGCGCACGCCGAAGTTCGGCATCACGCATCGCGCCCAGCCATGGCTGGGCAGCCGCTATCAGGTCAAGGTTGATTCTCTCATCGTCTTCGAAATCCTTCTTGGCATTTTCAATCTTTTCACCGGCTGGTTCGCCTTTCATCTCGGTTATTATCTGGTAATGATCTATGCCTTTTTCTTCGCGTTGGGGTTATTTTTCTGCTCAGGCTTGACCATCGCCCAGTCCATCTCGGCCCGCTTCGCCCACGACGCCAAGCCTGCTTCTGCATAA
- a CDS encoding O-antigen ligase family protein produces MSLSLPNRVSHYFLIAARVAFALTVLLLPLRWRLDVWQRPFFPVYSDYTDFHLFGSDWTLLYMLVFWGCSLLVKPHRVRMGNGLIWICLTGLVVAGWVSVIGSVDPFLSRYHAARLLLLLFLYFFIVNEIHSPVWVIVPVMLQVIIQSMVAIGQSLAQSSLGLQILGEHSLDPVRSGVSVVIADGSRFLRAYGLSDHPNILGGCIAFGFVLMLAVVLYGNRRQHRLAAVVFLVAFPALVMTFSRSAWLSLMVAGSFMVGFEASARRWDSVKRAILLGVLSLLVVTPFITKNISLFQSRINSGNIAQDDQMRERVFLLGAGNTLFVEHAAIGIGLGASPLAMKNRFENFPLDFQPPHYAMLNAAMETGVFGGVFYLLLLIIPLIIFAVRWRDLISRPLVMGSLALLLAVFVVGLFDYYTWMYVPGRLWQWLGWGLFSAAVIRTT; encoded by the coding sequence ATGTCATTATCTTTGCCGAATCGAGTATCGCACTATTTTCTGATCGCCGCACGCGTTGCATTTGCGTTGACGGTTCTCCTCCTTCCTCTGCGCTGGCGGCTGGACGTGTGGCAGCGTCCATTCTTCCCTGTTTATTCCGATTACACTGATTTTCATCTGTTTGGAAGTGACTGGACGTTGCTGTACATGCTTGTCTTTTGGGGCTGCTCATTATTGGTGAAGCCTCACAGGGTGCGTATGGGGAATGGATTGATCTGGATCTGTCTTACGGGCTTGGTTGTTGCAGGGTGGGTCTCTGTCATTGGGAGTGTGGATCCGTTCCTCTCTCGGTATCATGCTGCCCGGTTGCTACTTCTGCTTTTCTTATATTTTTTTATTGTCAATGAAATTCATTCCCCTGTTTGGGTGATTGTCCCTGTCATGCTTCAAGTTATCATTCAGTCCATGGTTGCTATTGGACAGTCGCTCGCTCAGTCCTCTTTGGGACTGCAGATCCTTGGCGAACATTCGCTTGACCCTGTCCGCTCCGGTGTGAGTGTTGTCATCGCGGATGGATCTCGCTTCCTGCGCGCCTATGGCTTGAGCGATCACCCGAACATTCTCGGCGGCTGTATCGCCTTCGGATTCGTCCTTATGCTGGCGGTGGTCTTGTACGGGAATCGCCGCCAGCACAGGCTGGCGGCGGTTGTCTTTTTGGTTGCATTTCCCGCGCTGGTGATGACCTTCTCCCGTTCGGCGTGGTTAAGCCTGATGGTGGCCGGCAGCTTCATGGTCGGATTTGAAGCGTCTGCCCGCAGGTGGGATTCTGTCAAACGGGCGATTCTGCTTGGGGTGTTGAGTCTGCTAGTCGTCACGCCATTCATCACAAAAAATATTTCCCTGTTCCAGTCACGGATCAATTCCGGGAACATCGCGCAGGACGATCAAATGCGGGAGCGCGTGTTTTTGCTGGGTGCAGGCAATACGTTATTCGTGGAGCACGCCGCGATCGGGATTGGTTTGGGCGCATCGCCGCTGGCAATGAAGAACCGTTTTGAAAATTTTCCCCTGGATTTTCAGCCGCCCCATTACGCGATGTTGAACGCTGCAATGGAGACGGGCGTGTTTGGCGGCGTATTTTATCTATTGCTATTGATTATCCCATTGATCATATTTGCCGTGCGCTGGCGTGACTTGATAAGCAGGCCTCTGGTGATGGGCTCACTTGCCTTGTTGCTTGCGGTGTTCGTGGTCGGGTTATTCGACTATTACACGTGGATGTATGTACCGGGGCGTTTGTGGCAATGGCTGGGCTGGGGCTTGTTTTCTGCGGCAGTGATAAGGACGACGTAG
- a CDS encoding glycosyltransferase family 1 protein yields the protein MNLKLAINGRFQHRRVTGVDRYADEISRRLNVQKRFIKPNRSLGRVAGHLWEQFVLPRLIQEGEILWSPANSSAWSVANQVVTIHDASVFDHPEWFRPAFASWTRLSWKILAKRAKAIVTVSEFSKQRLQHFLNIPAEKIHVVYNGVGESFKPQGQKQINEMKKKFGLNKPYFLSVGTLEPRKNLKALICAWELANLKGYGLFIAGAESVGHVFNVTDLISVARHAAYPFRALSVTYVSDEDLPAVYAGATAFVYPSLYEGFGLPILEAMACGTPVIASDSAVFREIYSDAAIPINPREPQELAHAMRNIIEDKSLAENLRQRGFEKAVQLSWDESARKTQSIIRNIP from the coding sequence ATGAATTTGAAACTTGCCATCAATGGGCGTTTTCAACACAGGCGCGTCACCGGCGTGGATCGATACGCCGATGAAATATCCCGTCGACTGAACGTGCAAAAACGATTTATCAAACCGAACCGTTCGCTTGGACGGGTAGCGGGGCATTTGTGGGAGCAGTTCGTTTTGCCACGATTAATTCAAGAAGGTGAAATCCTGTGGTCGCCCGCCAACTCCAGCGCGTGGAGTGTGGCGAATCAGGTGGTGACCATACACGACGCAAGCGTGTTCGACCACCCCGAATGGTTTCGTCCCGCCTTTGCATCATGGACGAGACTTTCATGGAAAATACTCGCGAAGCGGGCAAAGGCGATCGTCACGGTTTCCGAGTTTTCAAAGCAGAGATTACAGCATTTCCTTAACATCCCTGCTGAAAAAATCCATGTGGTGTATAACGGGGTTGGGGAGTCGTTCAAACCGCAGGGCCAAAAACAAATTAATGAAATGAAGAAAAAATTCGGGCTGAACAAACCCTATTTTCTTTCTGTCGGTACGCTGGAGCCTAGAAAGAATTTGAAGGCTTTGATTTGTGCTTGGGAATTGGCAAATTTGAAAGGGTACGGGTTGTTCATTGCAGGCGCGGAATCCGTAGGTCATGTTTTCAACGTCACCGATCTAATTTCTGTAGCCCGTCACGCTGCATACCCTTTCAGGGCACTTAGCGTGACCTACGTCAGTGACGAAGATTTGCCCGCCGTGTACGCCGGCGCGACGGCGTTTGTCTATCCATCTTTGTATGAGGGATTCGGTCTGCCCATTCTGGAGGCAATGGCATGTGGAACGCCCGTTATCGCATCAGACAGCGCAGTGTTCAGGGAAATCTACAGCGATGCCGCGATTCCAATCAATCCGCGCGAGCCGCAGGAACTCGCACACGCCATGCGGAACATAATCGAAGACAAATCGCTTGCAGAGAACCTGCGCCAGCGCGGGTTTGAAAAAGCGGTACAGCTTTCGTGGGATGAATCCGCGCGAAAAACGCAATCCATCATCAGGAACATCCCATGA
- a CDS encoding glycosyltransferase, protein MKLAIIHEWLNVFGGAEKLLSEILKLHPQAQVHALIHNKSNLIGTPLDGQSVKTSFLQHIPRVEHLYRGLLPIMPLAIESMNVREYDMVLSISHAVAHGIKTHKNQIHISYICTPMRYAWHLQDDYLHLHHLDKPILGSAARLTLSLLRRWDKVSAARADHLLAISQWTAQKIQQAWGRESHVIYPPVNVERFSPAKERDDFYIHVSRLVPYKMTTEIVKAFNALKLPLIVIGDGPEMSHLQKLTKENVKLLGYQPDDVVTDLLNRAKAFVYMATEDFGIAMVEAQAAGCPVIAYRTGGATEIVRDGETGLLFSDQTADGLCEAVLRSEGKELKNKAARENAARFSRERFKKEFSAYFEEIASGGLD, encoded by the coding sequence ATGAAACTAGCGATCATCCATGAATGGCTGAATGTGTTCGGCGGAGCCGAGAAGTTACTTTCCGAAATCCTTAAACTTCATCCACAAGCGCAAGTGCACGCGCTGATCCACAACAAATCAAATCTCATCGGCACACCGCTCGACGGGCAAAGCGTCAAAACATCCTTCCTGCAACATATCCCCCGTGTCGAACATCTCTACCGCGGACTGCTCCCGATTATGCCGCTTGCCATCGAGAGCATGAATGTCCGCGAGTACGATATGGTGTTGTCCATTTCCCACGCTGTTGCACACGGCATCAAAACTCATAAAAATCAAATCCACATTTCCTACATCTGCACGCCGATGCGCTATGCCTGGCACTTGCAGGACGACTACCTGCATCTACACCATTTGGACAAGCCGATTCTCGGCTCCGCCGCGCGCCTGACCTTGAGCCTGCTTCGCCGTTGGGACAAAGTCTCCGCCGCCCGGGCGGATCACCTGCTCGCCATCTCGCAATGGACGGCACAGAAGATTCAACAGGCATGGGGACGCGAGTCGCATGTCATCTACCCGCCTGTGAATGTGGAGCGGTTTTCGCCAGCCAAAGAGCGCGATGATTTTTACATCCACGTTTCACGGCTGGTTCCCTACAAAATGACGACGGAGATCGTCAAAGCGTTCAATGCGTTGAAACTTCCGCTCATCGTCATCGGCGATGGACCTGAAATGTCACACCTGCAAAAACTGACGAAAGAAAACGTCAAACTGCTGGGGTATCAACCTGACGATGTAGTTACCGACCTGCTCAACCGCGCTAAAGCATTCGTGTACATGGCTACCGAAGACTTTGGGATCGCAATGGTCGAAGCGCAGGCGGCGGGATGTCCCGTGATTGCATATCGGACAGGCGGCGCGACGGAGATCGTTCGAGATGGAGAGACAGGGTTGTTGTTCAGCGATCAGACGGCTGATGGTTTGTGCGAGGCGGTTCTTCGATCTGAAGGGAAGGAATTAAAAAACAAAGCCGCAAGAGAAAATGCGGCTCGCTTTTCGAGAGAGAGATTTAAGAAAGAGTTTTCAGCCTACTTTGAGGAGATTGCTTCGGGCGGCCTTGATTGA
- a CDS encoding LLM class F420-dependent oxidoreductase, with protein MLEIAIMIEGQNGLNWARWRNIARLVEDLGFVGLYRSDHFTNMNPPNKDSLELWVSLTWLACNTERIEFGPLVTPFSFRHPAHTARMASAVDDLSNGRLTLGLGAGWQEREHHLYGFDLLDVKSRMERFEEGLQAVTQLLKSDSPVSFDGMYYQIRETTLLPRPKRLGGPPILIGGNGKNRTLKLAARYADEWNIIFAPPETVKELNGLMQEALKAENREPKSMRRSMMTGCVFGHTESALKEKVEARGQSLEQLHQRGIVAGSASGVKEQLRKLEESGLQRVMLQWLDLDDLAGLEALAKAVM; from the coding sequence ATGCTTGAAATCGCCATCATGATCGAAGGTCAAAACGGATTGAACTGGGCGCGCTGGCGGAACATCGCCCGCCTTGTCGAAGATTTAGGCTTTGTCGGCTTGTACCGCTCCGATCACTTCACCAACATGAATCCGCCCAACAAGGATTCGCTCGAGTTATGGGTCTCGCTGACCTGGCTGGCGTGCAACACCGAGCGCATCGAGTTCGGTCCCCTGGTCACGCCGTTTTCATTTCGGCATCCCGCGCACACCGCCCGCATGGCATCCGCCGTGGACGACCTCTCGAACGGACGGCTGACACTCGGTCTCGGCGCAGGCTGGCAGGAACGCGAGCATCATCTCTACGGTTTCGATTTGCTGGATGTAAAATCCCGCATGGAGCGCTTTGAAGAAGGCTTGCAGGCGGTGACTCAATTATTGAAAAGCGACTCGCCTGTTTCATTCGACGGGATGTATTACCAGATCCGCGAAACGACTCTGCTCCCACGTCCAAAACGCCTCGGCGGTCCCCCAATCCTGATCGGCGGGAACGGAAAGAATCGTACGCTGAAACTTGCCGCCCGCTATGCCGACGAGTGGAATATCATCTTTGCCCCGCCTGAGACGGTCAAAGAGTTGAATGGATTGATGCAAGAAGCCTTGAAAGCCGAGAACCGCGAGCCAAAGTCCATGCGGCGCTCGATGATGACGGGCTGTGTTTTCGGTCATACCGAATCCGCTTTGAAAGAAAAAGTCGAAGCCCGCGGACAATCGCTTGAGCAATTGCATCAGCGTGGAATTGTGGCTGGTTCCGCGAGTGGTGTCAAGGAGCAATTGCGCAAACTCGAAGAAAGCGGACTTCAACGGGTCATGCTCCAATGGCTGGACCTGGACGATCTCGCAGGCCTGGAGGCATTGGCGAAGGCTGTCATGTAA